Proteins from a single region of Bos javanicus breed banteng chromosome 7, ARS-OSU_banteng_1.0, whole genome shotgun sequence:
- the LOC133252118 gene encoding olfactory receptor 2M4-like, translated as MVWRNQTFNLDFILLGIFDYRPTHIFLFSLVLGIFTVAFMGNTLMVLLIYLDTQLHTPMYLLLSQLSLMDLMLISTTVPKMAFNYLSGRKSISLAGCGIQIFFYVSLLGAECFLLAVMAYDRCVAICHPLRYTILMNQKCCVFMTVASWILGFLDGIIVLVAAFSFPYCSSLEIHHFFCDVAALLPLSCADTSAFENLLFICCVVMLVFPVSVIIGSYSRVLQAVIGMDSKESRRKAFTICCSHLSVVGLYYGAAMFMYMRPASNHTPDQDKVVSAFYTILTPMLNPLIYSLRNKEVSKGFQKLLRKRKINCIQHL; from the coding sequence ATGGTTTGGAGAAACCAGACCTTCAACTTGGACTTCATCCTGTTAGGAATCTTTGATTACAGACCCACACacatcttccttttctctctggtCTTGGGCATCTTCACAGTGGCCTTCATGGGAAACACTCTCATGGTTCTTCTTATCTACCTGGACACCCAGCTCCACACCCCTATGTACTTGCTCCTTAGCCAATTGTCCCTCATGGACCTCATGCTCATCTCTACTACTGTACCCAAGATGGCCTTCAACTACTTGTCTGGCAGGAAATCCATTTCTCTAGCAGGCTGTGGCATCCAGATATTCTTCTATGTTTCCCTACTTGGAGCTGAATGCTTCCTGTTGGCTGTCATGGCCTATGATCGCTGTGTGGCTATATGCCACCCTCTTCGATATACCATCCTGATGAATCAGAAATGCTGTGTCTTcatgactgttgcttcctggatCTTGGGGTTTCTTGATGGGATCATTGTGCTTGTAGCAGCCTTCTCATTCCCTTATTGCAGCTCCCTGGAAATTCATCACTTTTTCTGTGATGTTGCTGCCCTTTTACCTCTATCTTGTGCAGATACCTCTGCATTTgaaaatttgctttttatctgTTGTGTGGTGATGCTGGTTTTTCCAGTCTCTGTGATTATTGGTTCCTATTCACGAGTTCTTCAAGCTGTCATCGGCATGGATTCCAAGGAAAGTCGCCGCAAGGCCTTCACCATCTGCTGCTCACATCTGTCTGTGGTTGGACTCTACTATGGAGCTGCCATGTTTATGTATATGAGACCAGCTTCTAACCACACACCGGACCAGGACAAGGTGGTATCAGCCTTTTATACCATCCTCACCCCGATGCTGAACCCTCTCATCTACAGTCTTCGAAACAAAGAGGTATCTAAAGGATTTCAGAAACtgttgagaaaaaggaaaattaattgtATACAGCATCTTTGA